In a single window of the Leptospira barantonii genome:
- a CDS encoding LIC11996 family lipoprotein: MKRYYSILMLLLLLNCYKFQESALDPTGTFSILRTLFSGTTGYTNFMMNQYSSFKGAGLDIYISYVKRNFGADSPNNRIDLIIADGQATKMIPTNVPMTGSQITSMVGYGYTAGNATNKFAILFEVNDLGVYQYYYWVGSTLPSAGSTMTFTKFTAPVAGVPIVGFGPFNVGAVEKLAFCQKLGASTPTCYNTNSDFTNLQTVTGPVPTSCTTVYNNGSVGWCLDAIVGSSYPFYSTNGGVAAFAGPASITLVSNFRSGAYSNSGLSSFFISPIGTESHYVEHGTGTLRITSTFGDLTSLGALNSPGNSYQQVIPMSAIASTDSIYPVRGFVNGSFSYLTFIANGIGGSSTPYAFKSNDLGATWTQLSQTLLPLPAPGYPMDPVPSLTSALGFFATSTGGDKLHNFVNIEGDGLKRYASVDNGATWTLQESIPLTSE; this comes from the coding sequence TCTCGATCCGACCGGAACTTTCAGCATTCTTCGCACCCTTTTTTCCGGGACGACCGGCTACACGAATTTTATGATGAATCAATATTCTTCGTTTAAAGGCGCGGGATTGGATATCTACATTTCATACGTAAAAAGAAACTTCGGCGCGGACAGTCCCAACAATCGAATCGATCTGATCATCGCTGACGGACAGGCCACGAAGATGATTCCGACTAACGTGCCTATGACCGGATCACAGATCACCAGTATGGTCGGATACGGTTATACTGCGGGTAACGCAACCAACAAGTTCGCGATTCTTTTTGAAGTGAACGATTTGGGCGTGTATCAGTATTACTATTGGGTCGGCTCGACACTTCCATCGGCAGGAAGTACTATGACTTTTACAAAGTTTACGGCGCCGGTTGCAGGTGTACCAATCGTAGGTTTCGGACCGTTTAACGTAGGCGCCGTGGAAAAACTTGCCTTCTGTCAAAAGTTGGGAGCGAGCACTCCGACCTGTTATAACACGAACAGCGATTTTACGAACTTACAAACTGTCACTGGTCCGGTTCCGACCTCTTGTACGACCGTGTACAACAACGGTTCCGTGGGTTGGTGTTTGGATGCGATCGTAGGAAGCAGTTATCCGTTTTATTCTACGAACGGTGGAGTCGCGGCATTCGCCGGACCAGCTTCCATTACTCTTGTTTCCAACTTTAGATCGGGTGCGTATTCGAATTCGGGTCTGAGCAGTTTTTTTATTTCTCCGATCGGAACCGAATCGCATTACGTCGAACACGGAACCGGAACCTTGAGAATCACTTCCACATTCGGAGATTTGACTTCGTTAGGAGCTTTGAATTCTCCCGGAAACTCGTATCAACAAGTGATCCCGATGTCCGCGATCGCTAGCACCGATAGTATCTATCCAGTTCGCGGTTTTGTAAACGGAAGCTTTTCGTATCTAACGTTTATCGCAAACGGAATCGGTGGAAGTAGTACCCCGTATGCGTTTAAGAGTAACGACTTGGGAGCCACATGGACCCAACTCAGTCAGACGCTTCTTCCTTTACCGGCGCCCGGGTATCCGATGGATCCCGTCCCGAGTTTGACATCCGCGCTTGGTTTTTTTGCGACGAGTACGGGCGGGGATAAACTGCATAACTTCGTGAATATCGAAGGCGACGGTTTGAAACGTTACGCGTCCGTAGACAACGGAGCAACTTGGACCCTGCAGGAATCGATTCCGCTCACTTCCGAATAA
- a CDS encoding PaaI family thioesterase, whose product MPEANTKEFTEYFQAEDRFSSKIGYKIISASGGKSEYELTVDDSFFNPVKIVHGGALFAAMDSSAGAAMASWIRASDLQYKFMATAAAEIKYLKKVLGGSLKVTSEITDQKRSVVKLVSKAYDEEGDLVAELYSTWVVKLEN is encoded by the coding sequence ATGCCGGAAGCGAACACGAAAGAGTTCACCGAGTATTTTCAAGCAGAAGACAGATTCTCCAGTAAGATCGGATACAAAATCATCTCCGCAAGCGGAGGGAAAAGCGAGTATGAACTTACGGTAGACGATTCCTTTTTCAATCCGGTCAAGATCGTTCACGGTGGCGCGCTTTTTGCGGCTATGGACAGTTCCGCGGGCGCGGCGATGGCTTCTTGGATTCGCGCGTCGGATTTGCAGTATAAGTTTATGGCGACCGCCGCGGCTGAAATCAAATACCTAAAAAAAGTATTGGGCGGCAGTTTGAAGGTAACCAGCGAGATTACGGATCAAAAACGTTCCGTCGTAAAGCTCGTTTCCAAGGCCTACGATGAAGAAGGCGACTTGGTGGCGGAACTTTACTCGACCTGGGTCGTTAAATTAGAGAATTAG